The window TTCAGAATTCAGTGGTGCCTATGCTATGCAGCAACCTGAAGGAGCCTGTGGTATGTATCTGGAGTAGTATGGATAAGATATTGGACTTGCCAGAGGCAGTCCGTAAAATACGTGGGGACAGGGAATGGAATCTCCTTTTTGAAAAAGGAACTTTGATTTGCAGTGAAGATGCGGGGAAAGTAAAGACAGTTCCTCTTAAGCATCCTGCTGAACTGGAGGACAAAGCATGCCGGGCAGCCAGAAAAGGGGACCGGGAAGGGATTGGAGAATGCTATAAGATGTTATTTGCCTATTATCATGAAGCACCTCATCTGCCTTCGGACATAAAACAATCTGTTATACATTTTAGCTGGGCAGTGGTGAATGCTTATAATGAGACAAAAAAGGTGGGGGCGGACCTGCGGATACAGAATATACTGCAAAGCATAGTAGAGGCTGTGAGCTGGGAGCAAATCAGGAGAAGCCTTGAAGAATTCTTTGAAATATTAAATGTGAATGTGGCAAAGCAAGAGGAAGTTCCCATGAATGTACTGGTGCAGAAAACCCAGCAGATGATTAAGCGGTATTATGACCAGGGGATTACCCTGGAGGAGATTGCAAATAAACTTTTTGTTTCTGAGGAATATCTAAGTACTCTTTTTAAAAAGGAGACAGGAGTTACATTTTCAGAGACTATACGTAAATATAGGATAGAGAAGGTGAAGGAGCTGTTGCTGGATACTCATTTGAAGTTAAATCAGATAGCAGAGCTTGCAGGATATTCAGATCCTAAATATATGAGTAAGGTATTTAAAGAAGAAGTTGGAATGCTCCCGAATGAGTTTAGGAAGGAGACTCATTAAAATATTCTACCTTTTTCAAAAATTTCTACCTTGTCAATGGAAAATTTTGTGCTATGATGTCGTTAATCCAAAAAAAGGATTATTCTGGGATATTTGGTGCAGGGTTTGACTGGAAATATAGGGACCTGTTGGGGAGAATCAAATACAGCAGGAGAGCCTATGGGGACAGAAACCAGATATCAATGGGAGACAGGTAAAGAAATTTTGAGAAGGAGAGGTAATAATGAGTCAGTTAATGATTACATTCAGCAATCCTGAAGAAGTTCTTGATTTTGTAAACAGAGTAGCAAAATATCCCTTTGATATGGATATGAAGAGAGGCAGGTTTGTAGTAGATGCAAAATCTATTTTAGGCATAATGAATCTGGGATTTAACCATCCAATCGAGTTAAAAATCTACGAAGAAGATTGCGAGGATCTCAAAAAAGAGATCTCCAAATATAGGGCGGCATAGCCAAAATAGTATATCTGCATATTTCTATCATGAATGGCAGAAGCTATTGTTTTAATCAGTTGCAGTTAATTACTTGTTTCCTTAATCTCCTCAGCGTATAATAACGTTGAGGAGCTTTTTATATTTTGGAGGGATGAGCATATCTTAATATAAGTAGGTTTTCCTTCAGAATGTGTGGCTCAATAATAGATTTTGAAATGGAACCGGGATTTCAAGAGAGGGGAGGTGAAGAGACTGGTGCAGAATAGATGGATTCTCAAATCCTTGGGCGGACATTATTTGAGATGATAATTTATTTGCGGCAGTCCCTTTATTTTGGAGGAAGGATTTATGCAAAAAGCGAAAATGGAGGGAAAAAGTGCTTATTTATTTGATAATAAGGCATTAAGAGCTTTGATTATACCGCTGCTCATTGAACAGCTGCTTGCGGTAATGGTAGGTATGGCAGATTCCATTATGATAGCCAGTGTGGGGGAAGCAGCCGTATCCGGCGTTTCATTGGTAGACAACATTATGGTATTATTCATTAACGTTTTTGCGGCCCTGGCTACTGGAGGGGCAGTCGTTGCGGGGCAGTACCTGGGGCAGAAGAATGATGATTTTGCCTGTAAGGCGGCCAATCAGATTGTGTGGTTTATCACGATAGTAGCCGTGGGGATTATGGCCTTAATCTATATAGGGAAATGGTTCATTTTACATGTGGTCTTTGGAGCCATAGAGGCAGATGTCATGGCCCATGCAAATACATATCTGATAATTGTTACTGCTTCTATCCCTTTTATGGCCTTATATAATGCGGGGGCGGCAATATTCCGTGCTATGGGGAATTCTAAGATTTCTATGCAGGTGTCCATTATTATGAATATGATTAATATAGGCGGGAATGCATTGCTTATATACGGTTTACATTGGGGGACTGAAGGTGTGGCGATCCCAACTCTTTTATCAAGGATTATAGCCGCAGTCTTGATTACAGCTCTGCTCAGCAATCAAAAGTGGAAGCTGCATATAGCTAAAAGTATTCATTATCGTCCGGATTGGCGCATGATCCGCAGGATACTAGCTATAGGGGTGCCGAATGGACTAGAGAACAGCATGTTTCAATTGGGGAAAATATTAGTACTTAGCCTTGTATCAACATTTGGTACCTATGCGATTGCGGCTAATGCTGTAAGTAATGCAGTTGCCCTGTTCCAAATACTTCCCGGGATGGCTTTGAATCTGGCTATCACGTCTGTTATTGCACAATGCGTGGGGGCAGGAGATTATGAGCAGGTTCATTACTATACAAAGAAGCTGATAGGAGTTGCATACGCACTGATTTGGTTTACAAATGCAGTGATATTTTTACTTCTTCCGATTATTTTAAGGGTTTACAATCTGTCAGATCTGACAGCAGAGACGACCAGGCAAATCCTATATTTCCATAGCATAAGCTGTATGCTTGTGTGGCCATTGTCATTCTCCGTGCCATCTACTCTGCGCGCCGCAGGGGATGCCCAGGTTACTATGGTTATCTCCATAGCATCAATGTGGATATTCCGAATCATATTCAGTTATATTCTAGGACGGTATATGGGTATGGGAGTGTTCGGAGTATGGGTGGCTATGGTAATAGATTGGTGTTTCCGGGCAGTTTGTATGATGACGCGGTACCATAGAGGAAAGTGGAAATTGAAAAAAACGATTTAAAATACGTTAAGTTGAGGACGTAACCTTTTGGACAAAGGCTACGTCCCTAATTTAATTTAGTGGTGTACCTAATTGGAAAAAACCTTGTAAATCTGCAGGCGCTACATTATAATATGTTAGTAAATCTTAAACTGAGTTGGACATTAGGGCGTGGATAGGAGGCAGATTTTGAGAAATGAATTAGTGATTGTCCTGGATTTTGGAGGGCAGTATAATCAGTTAGTTGCCAGGCGTGTGAGAGAGTGTAATGTATATTGTGAAATCTATTCATATAATATGGATATTGAGAAAATTAAGGAGTTAAACCCCAAGGGTATTATTTTGACGGGAGGGCCTAATAGTTGTTATGAGACGGACTCACCAACATATTCCCGTGAGTTGTTTGAGCTGGGAATCCCGGTTCTTGGATTGTGCTATGGTGCACAGCTTATGATGCATGTGCTGGGAGGTAAAGTGGAGCGGGCAAAGGTTCGGGAATATGGAAAAACCGAAGTGTCTATTAGTAAAGCGGATTCAGAAATTTTCACAGGTGTAAATACTCCTACAGTTTGCTGGATGAGCCATTTTGATTATATTTCGCAGGTTGCCCCTGGGTTTGAGGTTACGGCTTTTACTGCTGATTGCCCTGTGGCTGCGGCTGAGAATAAAGACAACAGCCTATATGCTGTACAGTTCCATCCTGAAGTGCTCCACACAGTGGAAGGAACGAAAATGATTAATAATTTCGTGAAAGATATATGTGGCTGTGCGGGAGACTGGAAGATGGATGCATTTGTTGAGGAAACGATACAGAGCATTCGAAAAAAAGTGGGGAAAGGGAAGGTTCTTTGTGCACTCTCCGGTGGGGTGGACTCATCAGTGGCAGCAGTGCTGTTGTCAAAGGCAGTAGGGGCACAGCTTACTTGTGTATTTGTTGATCATGGATTGCTGAGAAAAAATGAAGGCGATGAGGTGGAAGCAGTATTTGGGTCAGATGGATTGTACGATTTAAATTTTATCCGGGTCAATGCGCAGGATAGATTTTATCAGAAGTTAGCGGGTATAGCAGAACCCGAAGAAAAGCGCAAAATCATTGGTGAGGAGTTTATCAGGGTATTTGAAGAAGAGGCACGGAAAATAGGGACCGTTGATTTTCTGGTACAGGGAACTATATATCCGGATGTAGTGGAGAGCGGCCTGGGAGGAGAATCAGCAGTGATTAAATCTCATCATAATGTGGGTGGTTTACCGGATTATGTTGACTTTAAAGAAATAATTGAACCTTTGAGGGATTTATTTAAGGATGAAGTGCGTAAAGCAGGACTTGAGCTTGGTATACCAGAAAAACTTGTATTTAGACAGCCATTTCCAGGGCCGGGATTGGGAATCAGAATCATAGGCGAGGTGACGGAAGAAAAGGTCAGGATTGTACAAGATGCCGATGCCATATACCGGGAGGAAATGGATGCAGCAGGAATGGGCAAAAGTATCGGACAGTATTTTGCAGCTTTGACCAATATGCGGTCTGTAGGGGTCATGGGAGATGAGAGGACATATGACTATGCAGTGGCTTTAAGAGCTGTGAGCACGGTTGATTTTATGACTGCTGAATCAGCGGAAGTGCCCTGGGAAGTGTTGCATAGAGTCACAAGCAGGATCGTGAATGAAGTAAACCATGTGAATAGGGTCATGTACGATTTGACTGGGAAGCCGCCTGGGACGATTGAATTCGAATAGCAGACAGAACCCCGGAGATGCTGATAGAATGGACACTTCCGGGGGTTTTATGCTGTTTGGCTTTAAAATGGCTCTAATTGTTTTCTGTGCAGTTATTCTCAGAATAATAGCGAAAGGCTTTCACAATATATTCGCTGCTTCCTGCGCCATGTTTTGTGTCAAATACTTTGCTTAGATAATCATTAGAATAGGTGTCAATCATCATTCGGCAGTAATTTTCCACACTGCCAACCAGAAGTTTAGAGGAGGTAGTCTGTGTGCCGGATATGATTTCCTCTACAATATTTTGAACCGGTTCTGAAGCAACATCTTCCCCTTTATGGGAAGCCAGCTTAAGAAACTTATCTTTTTTCAGCATCTCTTCTGGTATCTGTGAATACCAGTCTTCCATAATTTCAGAAAAATGTTCCAGATTGTGTTTCATCTCTTTGGTGTATTTTTCAATACTGCCAAACTGCTGGATGGCGAGTTTGGCCACATGGCCTTCATCATCTTTGATTTTCTGAATTAACAGATCAAAATTTTCAATACTTCCCCAGTGCTGGATGACAGCATCTGTCTGATTGGATTTAAAATCTTCCAAAGCATTGATATAATCCGACAGATCAAATTCTCTAAAGCTCATACAGTGTTCTCCTATCTCTAAGCGTTCGAGAAGCTGTATAAGTCCGTCAAGGCGATCGCGTTTCAGTAGGAACAGTTCTTTTTGCTTTTTGAAAGCGGCGATTCTGTCGAAATCTGGGTCCTCCAAAATTTGTTTTATTTCTTTTAGCAGAAATCCTAGTTCCTTAAAAAATAAGATCTGCTGCAAGATCTGTAATGCGTCATCATCGTACATCCGATATCCTGCTGTGGTAAGCTTGCTTGGTTTCAGCAGCCCGATTTCATCATAGTATTGAAGCGTCCGTATGCTGATACCAGTCAGCTTGGCAACCTGACTTATACTTTTCATTGAGATAGCTCCTTTCAGTACAGGGAAAACAGGAGTGACCGGTCGCATCTGTTATGTTTCCCTTGAGCAAAGAATACAGTATCACGCGGCGTGAGAGTCAAGGGAATTTGTAAAAATCATAATGCAAGACCACATTCAAAAGCGAGTACCATGTACTTTTCAGCATTGGAAAGTCCATACGAAGCTAAATCTCTTATATCCCATATATCAGAGCTGAGATTATCTGCACCGTACAAAAATTGGATAAAAGGTACATGGCGGTATTTTGCAACGGCCAGCATCGAAGCACATTCCATTTCTACGGCAATACAGTCCTCTTGTTTACGTTCCTGTATAAGTGGAAGAGTTTCTCTGTAAATTGCGTCTGAAGTCCAGGTTTTTCCTTTTATATAAGGATAACCGCAATTTGATAAAACTCTTTCCAGTATCTTGACAGAATGTGGATCTGCCTCAATCTCCGGCGAGGGCACTATATAATGATAGCTTGTGCCCTCATCCCGGATGGCAGAAATGGGAATAATAAGTTTGCTTTTTACGTTGTCATCGTCCAATACTCCGCATGAGCCGAATAAAACAAACTTCTTAGCACCCATAGCAACAATTTCTTCAAATCCAACAACACAGGCAGGTGCTCCTACTCTGGATAGATAGAAAGCAATGTCTGTATCTTTATAATGGATTTTGTAAACCGGTATGACACCATTTGCAGTATAGAGTTCTGCAATCTTTTCGGTACTGTCCAGTGAAGAGAATTTTTGAATAATATTCTCAGAAAACGTAGAAACACATATCTCTGGGAAATCATCAATTTTTTTCGTTGTATCAGAGGGACTGAATAAAGCAGGTTCTAAAATATTTGTTTGTTGAAATATAGTATTCAAGTTACGCACCTCCCATTTCTTCGTTTTTGCAAATTTAGCCAGCCGGTCATTGATTGCCGGGTGGTTAAAACGAATATAGATTATCTTCAGGAATGAGATTTCCATCTTCATCTCCGTTAATCTCCATATCTATTTACTCGTCCATTTTTAAATGTAAGGTAAGCACATCAGAAGCAATTTCTATATTAAAATCCGTAAAAACATTGATGCTTATGCCTGAAGCATTTGAAATTTTAAAAGCTGATCGGGTTTGGGATTACGGCTGCCTAGATCATATTTGCGGATTGTGGTTCCGTCTATGCCAGCCGGTTCTCCTAACATATTTTGTGAAATTTCCCGTATATTTCGGAATGCTTTCATCTTTTCTCCTACTGTCATAAGTTGGCTCCTTTCAGAGTGAATACAAATAATAGGGACATTATATAGATTTCGTGACTTATATTACAGGGAGTAAACAGGGACTTGATACAAAGGTGCCTTTAAAGCAGGCATTGACAGTTCTTAGATTCAAAGGGTCTCGTTACGAATGAAAATCACTTGGGGACGGCGTACACACACTGGAATGTACTCAGATAGTACGTGTGTAAATAGTAAATACGAAACAAAAAGGAGATACAGGATCGGAGGATCGAGGAGATGCAGGGGACTTCTAGGAGGAGAGAGACAAAAACTTCAAAGCACAGAAGAAGATATCCGCACTTTCCTCGGGGAACTCAATTCTAAGTAATGAAATTCAGTAGAAAAGCGAGACAATCATATTACAGTACGAGAGAATTGAGAGAATGACGGAAAGCAATCTGACCTTAAAAAAGAGCGAACGGTTGGAGAAGAAAAACAGCGGACTGAAGCAGAGCCAGCAAAAAAGCAAGGAAAGAAGCCAAAGTCACGTTATTTGGTGTTAAAAATAATGGGACAAGAGAGAGGGATGTAATTAAAACTGAATAAGTAGAAAAAAGTAAAAATCTGTCTGACTTGGATTTAGCAAATGATGAGAAAAACATTGCTATTATTCGCGGTATAGATTAAAATATCGTTTGGAAGGAGTACGACATTATGGAATATTTAACTATTCAGGAATTTACAGATAAATGGAATATAAGTAAAAGGCGGATTCAAGTATTATGTAGAGCGGGTCGAATAAATGGGGCAAAGATGATAGGCAACATGTGGGTTATCCCTGAGAATGCAACCAGACCATCTGACGCAAGGACAAAAAGCCCTACAGTAAAAAATATGGATACGAAAGATTCTGAAGTTAGAAGAGCATTAAAAAAATTATTAAAGTCGCTATATAGGATTGCAGAAAATTTAACGGATGTAGAAGCTGATAAAAAGCTTTATGTGTTGGTTTCAATTGCAGTAGGGCTTTGTGGCTATTATATTGGGGAGGATTCTCTGAGTGAAAATATTAAAAAGAAAATTAGCTCAGATCTTACGGGACAGGAAGAGTCATTCGCTAATGAGGATATTTTGAGAGAAATTTTCGCATTTATAAGTCGATATGAGGAAGATAGGGAATTAGATAATTTATTATCGTGGGCTTACCAATACTCTAACAAAATAGTAAAGGGCAATGTATATAGCCAGACACAGTTTTTTACGGAAAAGTATATGATTGACTATCTTGTAGGTAACATTTCGGAGATACAGTATGCTGATAAGATAGTTGATCCATGTACTGGCGGAGGGAATTTTCTTGTTGAATGTTATGAGGCCTTGTGTGGAGAATGTGGAATAGAGAAGGCAGAGTCTAATGTTATTGTAAATGCTGATAAATTATACGGATATGATATTGACTGCAATATAACAAGAGTTGCACTTGTAAATGTCAGATTGAGAGCATTAGCAATTCTAAGTCGCAATTTTGATCGTGTTTCATTTGGGATTTGGGAGAATATAAAGCCACATATCTATAAGTCTGCATCTAAGGACGAGATTTGTGGTTCTTTAGCAGTAAATGATAAGGGCGTGGTAGATATTATTACAGGTGTAAAGACTACAATATTAAAAGCCTTGGGCGGGGCAGATATCATTCTAACAAATCCTCCATTCGCAACAATAAAAGGGATGAAACAAGAGCAGAAGGATTTTTTGAAAGAAAATTATCCCGATGCTAACTGTGATATGTGTGTTTCATATTTCGATGCGATTTATAAAATGTTAAAAGAGGATGGATTCTGCGGGATTGTGTCTCAAAATGCTTGGATGCATTTGAAAACGTTTAGAGAAATCAGAACAAGGATTACAAATCAATACAAAATTATAAGCATTGTGAATCTTGGCTCTGGAGCTTTTCTTGATCTTAGTGGAGAAAAGTCGAATGTTGCATTGATGATATTAAATAAAAGTGTAGACAAGAACAATAAGATTCGAGTGGCTGATTTAGGTAATTTATCACTAACTGAAAAAAGAAAGGTACTGTTTAAGAATGAAAAGTTCATAGAAATTTTACAGCAGAATATTGACGGAATAAATGGATATGATTTTTCAGAAAATGGGACATTAAAGAACATAAGTGAATCAGAGTTAACATATAAGAATATTGGAGTTCCGATGCAAGGCACATCTACTGGAAATGCTAAAGAATTAGTGGGATATTTTTGGGAACATTTTGGTGATGATGCTTGGGTTAGTGTTAGTAATGGAGGTGGTTACTGCAGGTGGCAGGGGTTAAATGATAGTGTAGTGAAGTGGGGAATAGATGGAGAATATATTAAAGCGCAGAAGGACTCAGCTCTAAGAAATGTCAAATATTTTCCAGAAACTCAGATGGTTTTCAGTGATACTGGAACAGCAGGACTTAATGTGAGGGTTTTGCTTGACAATCAGATATTCATTGCGTCAGGACCTGGAATAAGGATAACAGACGGAAATGAGTATGCACATCTTGCTTTGTTAAATTCAAGACTTGCGGCTTACTGTGTTAGGATGATGTCGCCTAAACTTACAATAGCAGCAGGATATATTGGTCAGATACCTATAACAAAAAATATTGGATCCTCAGTGGTATTAGAGAAAAATGCAAGGCTTTGCATAGAATTAAAGCAAAAACTATTATCAACCAGACCGAATAACTTTGAATACAATCCGGAATTTCTTGATCAAATTCCGAGTGAATTAGACATGGCAGCCTGGGGAATGCTCAATGAAGATTTGACCAATGAATTACTTAAACTTCAAATAGAAAGTAAAATTGATAGCTATATTTTTGAGGAGTATGGGTTCTCGGATGCTGATCAAGAACAGGTAGAAAAGGCAGTTGGCAAATGTGCTTATTGCATAACTGGAGTTGAGTCAGTAGATTTAATAAAGCTTGATAAGTACATGGAAAAATTGTTGGATGCGTCGTGCTGTTTGAAAAGGACAAGGGTGTCTGGCAACAGTTTGGGTTGTGATGGGATTATTGAATATTTATCGAAGGATTTGAGAGTTAATCCTGAAGTTATCGTAAAGAAAATTCAAGAAAATCCCTATGCAATGAAAATGGTACTTGGTAAATATAAAAAAATGATTCTCCATGATGTTGTACTAGACTGTTTGGGTTATAACACACATAGTGGTGTATCTGTTGAGTGCTGTGTGTTGAACGATGTGTTAGTATCTCTGAAGAACAAATTCAAGGACGAAATTGACTATAGAGCATGGGTAGAAAGTGATTTTAATCGGGTTCATTCAGAGATATTTAAGGGCACGCCATATTTATTATATGAAAATGGAGTGATTTGTAAGTATGATAGAAGAATTGCGAGTCAAGATTGCAAAATACGTAAATAAGAATGCGAATCTTAAATATTGGCAAGATATACGTGAATATTATGCAAGGTATTCATATTTAGCATTTGCTGCGATAATTACGTATAAACTAATAGGGGAGGCTTCGGCAAAAGATATACAAGAGATATTTATAGAAAATGGTTTTGAAAAATTGGAAAATATTGATTTCATAGTAAGTACATTAGATGCATCAGACTTTGTAGCTGAAGTCATGGAATCACTATCGGATATTAGCGCTTTGAATATAAATAATGTTTATCAAGGATTCTTATCAAGAGATTATGAATTGAAAGATGGCGTTTTCACATTTGAAGGAGGAAAAAATCACCGTGATGTTTTGGGTTCGTATTATACCCAGGAAAACTTTGCAAAAGAAATCGCAACAAAAGCAATAAATGATTTTATGATATTTTCAAATAAGGAGCAGATACGTATTGCAGATTTTTCATGTGGTGGAGGAGCATTTCTGGTATCAGCATGTGAAATATGCAATGAAAAAGGAATTTCTCAAGAGATTTATGGATATGATGTTGATCCAATAGCTGTAATGATAACCAGATATAGGCTATTTGATTTAATCGGGGATGCAAGCAATTCTGATAGGATTGTGTTAGGCAATCCTTTGATGAGAGCGGATAATGATCTCATATATGATATAAAATTTCAGAGTGCCCTTACAGGACATTTTTACAATAGATGTATGTCTGTGGCGCCTGTGAATAATATAGATATAGTGTTGGGCAATCCACCATGGGAAAAAATTCGATTTGAAGATAAGAAGTTTTTACGGCATTATTCTGGAGAGGATGCAATAGGAACAAAATCAGAAAGGGAAGCTTATCTAAAAGGAATTACAGAAGAAAATCTGCAGTATTACGAGGGATTTGTAAATGATTATAGACAAGTGAAAGATAGCATAAAAAAGGATCCTTTTTTTAGTGGCTCCAGCTGTGGAGAACTGAACACTTATGCCCTTTTTACAGAACTATGCTTGAAATTATTATCAGATGAGGGAATTGCGGGAATTATTATA of the Luxibacter massiliensis genome contains:
- the guaA gene encoding glutamine-hydrolyzing GMP synthase — translated: MRNELVIVLDFGGQYNQLVARRVRECNVYCEIYSYNMDIEKIKELNPKGIILTGGPNSCYETDSPTYSRELFELGIPVLGLCYGAQLMMHVLGGKVERAKVREYGKTEVSISKADSEIFTGVNTPTVCWMSHFDYISQVAPGFEVTAFTADCPVAAAENKDNSLYAVQFHPEVLHTVEGTKMINNFVKDICGCAGDWKMDAFVEETIQSIRKKVGKGKVLCALSGGVDSSVAAVLLSKAVGAQLTCVFVDHGLLRKNEGDEVEAVFGSDGLYDLNFIRVNAQDRFYQKLAGIAEPEEKRKIIGEEFIRVFEEEARKIGTVDFLVQGTIYPDVVESGLGGESAVIKSHHNVGGLPDYVDFKEIIEPLRDLFKDEVRKAGLELGIPEKLVFRQPFPGPGLGIRIIGEVTEEKVRIVQDADAIYREEMDAAGMGKSIGQYFAALTNMRSVGVMGDERTYDYAVALRAVSTVDFMTAESAEVPWEVLHRVTSRIVNEVNHVNRVMYDLTGKPPGTIEFE
- a CDS encoding HPr family phosphocarrier protein; protein product: MSQLMITFSNPEEVLDFVNRVAKYPFDMDMKRGRFVVDAKSILGIMNLGFNHPIELKIYEEDCEDLKKEISKYRAA
- a CDS encoding MerR family transcriptional regulator — its product is MKSISQVAKLTGISIRTLQYYDEIGLLKPSKLTTAGYRMYDDDALQILQQILFFKELGFLLKEIKQILEDPDFDRIAAFKKQKELFLLKRDRLDGLIQLLERLEIGEHCMSFREFDLSDYINALEDFKSNQTDAVIQHWGSIENFDLLIQKIKDDEGHVAKLAIQQFGSIEKYTKEMKHNLEHFSEIMEDWYSQIPEEMLKKDKFLKLASHKGEDVASEPVQNIVEEIISGTQTTSSKLLVGSVENYCRMMIDTYSNDYLSKVFDTKHGAGSSEYIVKAFRYYSENNCTENN
- a CDS encoding response regulator transcription factor, yielding MRIVIVEDEAPIREGIAKILHKINPEYELAGKAADGEEGYQLIKNIEPDLVIMDIRMPKMDGLTMLEKLRAENNQCKVLILSAYSDFNYARQAIELHIDNYLLKPVKIHELKRALQQVEEVLEKEEGREYVFTADSIILGCLYGQLKPNKTLEMMTREKYGFSLEDPGEVFVLWLGNGYEKQKADARQLLEEVDAHSLKFASCIIESDSWQMLIMVLYRISPGESHYSYFQNSVVPMLCSNLKEPVVCIWSSMDKILDLPEAVRKIRGDREWNLLFEKGTLICSEDAGKVKTVPLKHPAELEDKACRAARKGDREGIGECYKMLFAYYHEAPHLPSDIKQSVIHFSWAVVNAYNETKKVGADLRIQNILQSIVEAVSWEQIRRSLEEFFEILNVNVAKQEEVPMNVLVQKTQQMIKRYYDQGITLEEIANKLFVSEEYLSTLFKKETGVTFSETIRKYRIEKVKELLLDTHLKLNQIAELAGYSDPKYMSKVFKEEVGMLPNEFRKETH
- a CDS encoding Eco57I restriction-modification methylase domain-containing protein; the protein is MEYLTIQEFTDKWNISKRRIQVLCRAGRINGAKMIGNMWVIPENATRPSDARTKSPTVKNMDTKDSEVRRALKKLLKSLYRIAENLTDVEADKKLYVLVSIAVGLCGYYIGEDSLSENIKKKISSDLTGQEESFANEDILREIFAFISRYEEDRELDNLLSWAYQYSNKIVKGNVYSQTQFFTEKYMIDYLVGNISEIQYADKIVDPCTGGGNFLVECYEALCGECGIEKAESNVIVNADKLYGYDIDCNITRVALVNVRLRALAILSRNFDRVSFGIWENIKPHIYKSASKDEICGSLAVNDKGVVDIITGVKTTILKALGGADIILTNPPFATIKGMKQEQKDFLKENYPDANCDMCVSYFDAIYKMLKEDGFCGIVSQNAWMHLKTFREIRTRITNQYKIISIVNLGSGAFLDLSGEKSNVALMILNKSVDKNNKIRVADLGNLSLTEKRKVLFKNEKFIEILQQNIDGINGYDFSENGTLKNISESELTYKNIGVPMQGTSTGNAKELVGYFWEHFGDDAWVSVSNGGGYCRWQGLNDSVVKWGIDGEYIKAQKDSALRNVKYFPETQMVFSDTGTAGLNVRVLLDNQIFIASGPGIRITDGNEYAHLALLNSRLAAYCVRMMSPKLTIAAGYIGQIPITKNIGSSVVLEKNARLCIELKQKLLSTRPNNFEYNPEFLDQIPSELDMAAWGMLNEDLTNELLKLQIESKIDSYIFEEYGFSDADQEQVEKAVGKCAYCITGVESVDLIKLDKYMEKLLDASCCLKRTRVSGNSLGCDGIIEYLSKDLRVNPEVIVKKIQENPYAMKMVLGKYKKMILHDVVLDCLGYNTHSGVSVECCVLNDVLVSLKNKFKDEIDYRAWVESDFNRVHSEIFKGTPYLLYENGVICKYDRRIASQDCKIRK
- a CDS encoding MATE family efflux transporter; its protein translation is MQKAKMEGKSAYLFDNKALRALIIPLLIEQLLAVMVGMADSIMIASVGEAAVSGVSLVDNIMVLFINVFAALATGGAVVAGQYLGQKNDDFACKAANQIVWFITIVAVGIMALIYIGKWFILHVVFGAIEADVMAHANTYLIIVTASIPFMALYNAGAAIFRAMGNSKISMQVSIIMNMINIGGNALLIYGLHWGTEGVAIPTLLSRIIAAVLITALLSNQKWKLHIAKSIHYRPDWRMIRRILAIGVPNGLENSMFQLGKILVLSLVSTFGTYAIAANAVSNAVALFQILPGMALNLAITSVIAQCVGAGDYEQVHYYTKKLIGVAYALIWFTNAVIFLLLPIILRVYNLSDLTAETTRQILYFHSISCMLVWPLSFSVPSTLRAAGDAQVTMVISIASMWIFRIIFSYILGRYMGMGVFGVWVAMVIDWCFRAVCMMTRYHRGKWKLKKTI
- a CDS encoding nucleoside phosphorylase translates to MNTIFQQTNILEPALFSPSDTTKKIDDFPEICVSTFSENIIQKFSSLDSTEKIAELYTANGVIPVYKIHYKDTDIAFYLSRVGAPACVVGFEEIVAMGAKKFVLFGSCGVLDDDNVKSKLIIPISAIRDEGTSYHYIVPSPEIEADPHSVKILERVLSNCGYPYIKGKTWTSDAIYRETLPLIQERKQEDCIAVEMECASMLAVAKYRHVPFIQFLYGADNLSSDIWDIRDLASYGLSNAEKYMVLAFECGLAL
- a CDS encoding helix-turn-helix domain-containing protein, producing MTVGEKMKAFRNIREISQNMLGEPAGIDGTTIRKYDLGSRNPKPDQLLKFQMLQA